CTGAGTGTTTTCACATCCAGCTGGAGCAACATTCTCTTTGATTTCTAGTCGTGTTTGCAGACGTCTGATGAATCTTCGTCCAGTAgttgctctgttttggtctccaccagctccagaGAGAAAACCTTTGTGTTTTGCAGCCCGTGGATTTTAAagtggttgtttttttgcaggTCAGTTGAAACAGATCCgtaaacaatgagctgaagggGATTATACACTTTTCACTCACTTTGTCACATCATTCGCTTTTGTTATGTACAAAAAGGAAAGTGATGACATCGTAGAAACATCTCATTACATAACGTAATTTCTTACGGATGTTGTTCTGGCTTCAGTCTCGTGCATGAAGTTTAATTCATCTGTGATTGTTCAAGTTGCACTTATTGAAACTTTTGCTTTAATCCAAATTACAGATCCAGATCCTGTTCACCAACAACACCCGGTTTCTCTTCCCCTCGAGTTTTTAAAGATCAAATGTTTCACCTTCGTTCAGGTTTCCAATGATCGCCTGTTTCTTCAGGAAGTCGTTACACAGCTTCTTACTGAGGCCGAACGCCAGCATGTTGTGAGTGAAGGTCCTGAAATCACAAGAAAACCAGGTTCAGCTCAGacgtttaataataataataataatctatatTAACCCCAAACTCAAATATTTAATATCTCAGTATCAAATGAAACTGTGTTGTTTTATCAATGAATGAGGATTTAGCTTCATATTCTTTCCATATGTTTATAATTCATCTTTAGAAAGACGGGAACCACAGCAGTAGAACAACTTGTATCAAGGCCACAGCTTATTTTATATGTCAAgtgattttataaaaataataataataatataagtgCATCCCATAAAATCGGTTAAAAACATTTGGGATGAAGACAAATAGAATTAAAGAGCAGGTTAAGATCATAATGAGGTTTAAACACGGCAGGAGAAGATGATTAGGACGTAAACATGTCTTATGTTATATATTCTGAATATGAGCTTATTCTGGTTAAGATATATTGATCTGGTTAATGAGAGAATGTCGGTGTCTCCTGCGGCGTCTCGCTCACCCCAGCTGACCGAAGGCGATGTTCTCGTCCATCTTGGAGCTGTCCTCTCGCTCCTCCTGGGTCATGTGACAccacttctctctgcagcaAAGAGAGAAAACCAGAGTCAAACCGGAGTCAAACCGGAGACTCGACCTTCAGCGTCTCCACAGAGGACGGGTCAGGGCTGGGTGTCCCTGAACACAACTTGAACACACGTCCCGTCCCTGGGACTGTCCCATGTCGTCATTAGATGCAGTGAGATTCCATCACAgataaaaaacatcaaaaactatatttaaaaaagggcAAAAACACATCGGCCATCAGCAAAGAAACAGTAACAACACATGACTCATTCACAAATGATTGTTAACAAGCAGATGAGAAGCTGTGATTCACATCGAGTGTTCAGGTCAAAAGGTTTTTACACCTGAATTCACCGTAATGAGCAGAAAGAGGATAATCTTTCAATTTTCAATTATCACATCATTGATGCTTAAATCGAAATCTTATATCAGACTGATAAATACTTCAATTCggcaaacacaaaacagtaaTAAGAGCTGatttaataaagatggacgacatgacggctcctgaAAGTGAAGCCCAAATgactcaatcgccccctggaggctggatgcagtacaggtcatggaccctgcctcctccatgttagcagatgggaccacAGAAAAAGTGGATCAGGGaagagcccattacattttggatcGATTTCTGATCAGGATTTTCTTTGTGAGAAACGACTTTTCTCAACATAGAAGGATAATTCAGatcaagtgaatttaaaagtggtttcataaggagactgttgggtcTTAAAGCTGCGACCTGCCCAGTAGACAAGTTCACGACTGACTGGTGAAGGACTTAGCAGCTGAAGAGCCAGACAGTTCcctcaggagctggtggagaccaaaacaggttaaaaacagaaaatagattCATCACATGGAAACAGACACGACTCTAAACGAACACTAATGCTGCTCATTATCTTCTGGATGTGTAACCTCACTGCTACACCCCCCACCGAACGCCCTCTGTACACATCCCAACATGGAATCACAAACATCTCCAAACATGAAAATCCACCAGGAAAGCAGCGTGCTCGACCTGCACTGGTTTCCAGCCTGGTGTTCCTGTGCGTGTCCAGTGGAAGCCCAGTGGAAGCGTGTGCAGACACGGAGGCGGTGGAGGGAACGTGCACAAACACCAACACGTGCAGGAGGGTCGATGGAGTGGAACATGCAGTGAGCTGTGAAgaaactgctgctgcagatATTAAAACCACCGCCGGTCAGGAGATTAACTGTGGGGGTGACGCCTCCATCGACAGGAACCACAACCACCGCGACACCAACTCTGTGAATCACATCGTCTGCCACACAACCACAGCGACATGCCGACACAAGCAGGAGCAGAGCAACACTACACAacactacacaaacacagagaaatccaATGATCATCCTGAGAGGAACCACCTCCAGTGAAGAAATCTCACATGTGAACAAACTGTCTCAGTTCACTGGAGACTCTCCGACCTTCAGCCTCACACCTGAAGGTCACACCTGAACACCAGTAAAACCAGTCTCTACACGTTCCCTCTGTTTTTAATCTGATGGAGAGAACGTGTCAGATCATTCtggattttaattttaattttaaagctTCGAAGCCAGATCACGATTCTCTCCCGTTACCAGACGGGTTTTCCTCTAGattcatttagttattttaaattaatttctccTTTGCTCTTAACTTCTCTCTACTTTTCTCTCGCTCTATTTCCCTCTGCATCATGTGGGTTTACGCTGCGTTGTCATTGGttgaggaagagagaaaagataAAGCAGCATTTTGTAGCGTTTCAGATTCTTTGGGAGAATGAAGTGTTTTTTGCAGATTAAACATCTTCTAATCACTTTGTTCTTCTCAGATTTCTCGGAGAATAGTTCACGGATCTTTATGAAAGAGACTCAGACCTGGTTCTGATTTCTGTTTGAGCCTCGACTGAGTTAAGAGTCGAGTGGCTGCTTGTTAACGAGCTCCAGTTAGAGAGCGACCAAATAGAGAAATACTTAATTCactaaatattataataataacttccCTCATCAGAAAATCATTAACTATAACCAACTGTAAAGTTAATGATCAAACTCTTTTAAAGCAAATCTCCGTCCACAACCTGCAGCGTCTCCGTCCTTCATCTTTAATTTGTTCTCTTAGTTTGAATAtttccttcttttgtttttagggCAGCGGACAAATAGAATGACAGACCTCTCGTCTTTCTCTTCATCCTGCGTTCCCCTGCCCGGCAGCAAGGCACAAGGAGACAAAGTCAACAtccagacagagggagaacaacaacaagagaagagaagaagagaagagacacaaagaagaggaggaggaggtgaagagaagaGCAGAAAATAGAAGATGTAGCAGTGAAGAAGGAGATAAGAGAAACAAAAAGGtggaaagaaggaaaagaggagaagaagaggaagaagaggttgaagaagaagaagaaaaacaagaggaggaaggacaaggacaaggagaataAGAAGAAGACgatgagaaagaagaagaggcagaagaggaagaggaggaggatccaCAGAGGATCTTCATCCTCATGTTCACCTCAGTCCCTTCACACATGTTGTCAGACATCATGTATGTGAAGAGCTGCTGGTCGAGTCTCACCTGGTGGTCGGtgatctcttcttcctctcacaaTGAACCGCATCGAAGAAAGCAGCGTTCCAGAATCTCAGCGTGTGcctgagcagagacagagataaaGTGTTTTACATGTTTATTATAGTTTATGttagtgtttgagacagaggctgaacagaggagctgcagcaacctgaatatgagcagaatgagTCTCCACACGAGTTCCTGGTGGATCCTCAGTCTGCTCCACTTACCAGATGGGCTGCTGCTTCAGGTGACCGTACAGATAAAccttctcccctctcttctcctctggacCTTCATACactgagaagaagagaaaacttCAGGCTCTCACACGACTCGGCTTCTTTCTAAACGTTAGTCTGAAGTAAACAAACTCTACCTGGTGATCTGGGCTTCATCTCCACAGGGTTTTCCTCGTCTCTGGAGAGAAggtagaaaaaaagagaaatgagctgagaacatttctgacatttctGATGAAGATGATCCTCCCGACTCCGACGTTATGCTCACTCAGTCTTCGGAGCCATCGAGCTCCTGAGTTTGCTCTCCAGGCCTCCGAAGAAACCTTTGACATCAGTCTTAGACGTGTTTTTCAGGAGGCGCTCGGCGGCGTCCTTTTTCCCCGTCAGCCACGAGTTGGCCTTGTTGAGGTACAAGTCCATAGGAGCTGGAGGAGCGCCGCGATCCAGCAGCTCCGAGGGGGACGGCTGAGACTTCCCTGAAAGACAGAGGAGCACAGCTCAGTGTCCAAGTCAAGACATGAAGCTGAGAGCAGAGACGCATCTCAATGACTCATTTATTCAgattctctctcactgtctcggCCTTTTAATTAATTAAGGTTTTCTATGGTTTCCTGTTTGAACGTCAGGTTTCCTCTCGTTTGGTGGGTGTGTCAGAGATGTTGCCCAATCAGCAGTATAAAACCCAAAGGCAGAGACACAATGGAGACACAATGGATTTGAATGTTCTCTTCACCCCCTTTCAGTGATGACGACATCACAAGGCAGTAAACGACTCATTCGAACGATGCACAGATGTTGTTGTCCTGCCTCAACAATAACAGACACAACCTTcttgtgttgcagcagcagaaaccacATCTCGACCTGCGGTGGAGAAGTTCTCTGAATCAGCACGAGGAGCAGAGTCACCTTCTCCACTGGTTAGAGCTGCAGCGAGGCCATGTTGTGTTGAAGCTCCACAGACAGAGTGTGAGAGTGCTGAGGACCTTACCTATGTAGTAGTACGTGAAGCACATGGTCATGAGGTTCTTAGCTGGACTGTAGTCGTCCATCTGGAAACATCTGTCAACACAACATCTCGTTTCATtacatgaagaaaataaatgaacctttttatataaatacaaaacctctGTGCTTCGGACTGAGCGTCACAGACGTGGAATCATAACAACTGTTTagatcctcttctccttccaggTCAAAGAGGATCAGACGTTTAAAATGAGCAGGTTGTGTAACGTGTGGACTCACTCAAACAGAACCACTGCAAACGACTGCACCAGCCTGTAGAAGGTggcctcactcacacacttggaATGGCAGCGCTGGGAACGATAGAGCGACAGAAACCAAGTTACAGACATCTTCCTGATTTCTACACTAACATGTATAAGtgattttgtatatttgtattcattgaAAGTGACTTTGTGAAGACAAATGTCTGGTAAACATCTCAGATCCGCTCTCTAACAAGTAAAGAGTCAAATACATAATGAAGCAGAACCTGAACTGATGGAATAAACAACAACCAATGTGTTATATGAATATTGTTGCTACTTTACCCGTAACCCTCTAAAAACAGACGTGAGCGCCCCCTACCTGCAAGAGATTGTTGTTGCATGATCCTGATTAAATCCAATCATATAAAAACTATAATATTCAGAAAGTCAAGAACGCTTTGTTAAGtgcaatgaaaaaaaatgttgttatcATGTTTGGTGGcaccagagaaaataaaaatcgtattttcaaaaacaaaacaatttcatAGTTCAAATAACTTAATGGAGAAATATTTAGCTCGTGTTTCTATATATTAATATGTTTTTGATCAATGTTTTCTGTAGTAATTCAACAAAATAGGAGAATTTCAGTTATTTTGTCGTTAATAGGGTTTGTTGACTTAGATAAAGGTTCAGCGGAGGTTGTTATGTTATGAATGATCAATGTTCCAGTCCATCGTTCACTCACCTGGGCGCTGACGTATTTGGCGAACCACTCTCGGCCTTTGCTCGTCTCTCCGCTGCACAGTTCCCCGAAACGAGCCTTGTCCTCCTGGTCAAAGTCGTCCCTGAGGAAACAACGTCCACAGACTCAGAGACAATTTACAAACCCTGGGAAAACAGAATAATTTGACTGTTCGGAAACCTCCCAGTCTGACAACAGAAGGGAACTCAAAgtctaaaaaaaatctaatttgcaTCTTTGAGTCGTTTATTCAGATCTCAACAGATAAAACCTGAATGCAGATTCTCAGCAGCATCAGAAATTACAGGCCTGAAAAGAAAAGTCCAACAAACGGTtgtgaaatcaaacacaaaagTTC
Above is a genomic segment from Pleuronectes platessa chromosome 7, fPlePla1.1, whole genome shotgun sequence containing:
- the kiaa0513 gene encoding uncharacterized protein KIAA0513 homolog, with amino-acid sequence MEGVAVQNLIDFELPSEASALSGDGGRHEGLTDIFSPEPVSSTGFHQEPLLPEPMAPTQSLHHHHHRHHHPEEGDSDATESADSENDMDPPSLLRRSSSSSAHSREDADPETLEGRQFMKAYVEKVFHGKDDFDQEDKARFGELCSGETSKGREWFAKYVSAQRCHSKCVSEATFYRLVQSFAVVLFECFQMDDYSPAKNLMTMCFTYYYIGKSQPSPSELLDRGAPPAPMDLYLNKANSWLTGKKDAAERLLKNTSKTDVKGFFGGLESKLRSSMAPKTEDEENPVEMKPRSPVYEGPEEKRGEKVYLYGHLKQQPIWHTLRFWNAAFFDAVHCERKKRSPTTREKWCHMTQEEREDSSKMDENIAFGQLGTFTHNMLAFGLSKKLCNDFLKKQAIIGNLNEEQNKLLSDHIEKMAAE